A single Methanospirillum lacunae DNA region contains:
- a CDS encoding DUF2180 family protein, whose protein sequence is MKCYVCAKQGKTTEAVGICIVCGMGLCMEHVIREEREIWEGGYPFPAQKMKKTLPRILCRDCAEATSEG, encoded by the coding sequence ATGAAATGTTATGTCTGTGCAAAACAGGGAAAGACCACTGAGGCAGTAGGTATCTGCATTGTATGTGGAATGGGACTCTGTATGGAGCATGTGATCCGTGAGGAGCGTGAAATCTGGGAGGGAGGGTATCCCTTCCCTGCCCAGAAAATGAAAAAAACACTCCCACGAATACTTTGCAGGGATTGTGCAGAAGCAACCAGTGAGGGGTGA
- a CDS encoding DUF2193 domain-containing protein codes for MKELYEKMIREAMAAQRADVSTVQKKRGTIFSMSDAKPYLDAVSGMEAITGQSKAVIDLHKESVKSHYTILSSLTKTVRPEDDPFVEHYQTPVILEILCDEDASFKASMAEFVKQIQKSEAIIGLESARRYAGFYGPTCVVDFALIPGSTSNVVNQILRETKIPDDHKKAILAAKSWGMNTSYGIGDVFAHAVESGETLAAATKKEIEMLASIYTHPVSAQAELMDSLGQNSFDCRKYMQEYRVKMEPFVKAAIADKVHYANIVTIPAYCVGDVAHHISQSTFNMCKDDMVMGIIEAVTDVIENSLMASVTKFKTPEQLVSVATGASAAAVEYILEMDGFNALMIVDLLTKRYHNYVQLNPTRGAAAELHNCDFMDMIYRGWGILDRARKIRNGSGKDLKLTVSGLPIDLTPVYKHEIINNPQWYAYPACAITVRLSALMRLSDYPCLLTSEPITATLMTNVIALKKEIPAAPARICKNCASASCADFRHEYCQYREAV; via the coding sequence GTGAAGGAATTATACGAGAAGATGATTCGGGAAGCGATGGCAGCCCAGAGGGCTGACGTCTCAACCGTTCAAAAGAAACGCGGCACAATATTTTCAATGTCTGATGCCAAGCCCTATCTTGATGCCGTTTCTGGAATGGAAGCAATAACCGGGCAAAGCAAAGCTGTAATCGATCTCCATAAGGAGTCAGTGAAATCACACTATACCATCCTCTCGAGTCTTACCAAAACTGTACGTCCGGAAGATGATCCTTTTGTTGAGCATTATCAGACCCCGGTAATTCTCGAAATACTCTGTGATGAAGATGCATCCTTTAAAGCGAGCATGGCTGAATTTGTCAAGCAGATTCAGAAGAGTGAAGCAATCATCGGGCTGGAGTCAGCGAGACGATATGCGGGGTTCTACGGCCCAACCTGTGTTGTAGACTTTGCATTGATCCCGGGAAGTACCAGCAATGTTGTGAACCAGATTCTCCGTGAAACCAAGATACCAGATGATCACAAGAAGGCGATTCTTGCTGCCAAATCATGGGGAATGAATACCAGTTACGGGATCGGTGATGTATTTGCTCATGCAGTTGAGTCAGGTGAGACTCTGGCAGCAGCAACTAAAAAAGAGATTGAGATGCTTGCTTCGATCTACACACATCCGGTATCTGCCCAGGCCGAACTCATGGATTCTCTCGGTCAGAACTCATTTGACTGCAGAAAGTACATGCAGGAGTACAGGGTTAAGATGGAACCTTTTGTCAAGGCAGCAATAGCGGATAAGGTTCACTATGCAAACATTGTAACGATACCGGCATACTGTGTTGGTGATGTCGCACACCATATCTCACAGTCCACATTCAACATGTGCAAGGATGACATGGTGATGGGTATTATCGAGGCTGTCACCGATGTAATTGAGAACTCTCTAATGGCGTCGGTTACCAAGTTCAAGACTCCTGAACAGCTGGTATCAGTTGCAACCGGTGCGAGTGCGGCTGCTGTTGAGTATATCCTTGAGATGGATGGGTTCAATGCCCTGATGATTGTTGACCTGCTCACTAAGCGGTATCACAATTATGTTCAGCTTAATCCGACAAGAGGAGCTGCTGCAGAACTGCACAATTGTGACTTTATGGATATGATCTACCGGGGTTGGGGAATTTTAGACCGGGCACGAAAGATCAGGAACGGCTCAGGAAAGGATCTGAAACTAACTGTATCCGGGCTTCCGATTGATCTGACACCGGTATACAAACATGAGATCATCAATAACCCCCAGTGGTATGCATATCCTGCCTGTGCAATTACAGTCCGTCTATCTGCATTGATGCGGCTTTCCGATTATCCATGTCTTCTCACGAGTGAGCCGATCACAGCAACCCTGATGACCAATGTCATCGCCCTGAAAAAAGAAATTCCAGCTGCACCAGCAAGGATATGTAAGAACTGTGCTTCTGCATCGTGTGCAGACTTCAGGCATGAATACTGCCAGTACCGCGAAGCGGTATAG
- a CDS encoding CDC48 family AAA ATPase, giving the protein MNQPGGIRLEVKRAAEEDAGKGIARLHQAVMRALGIVNGEFIELLGAKRAVAAAWCTQNAGHGRNEIAIDGEIRSNAGCGIDDKVLVKRILAHDLHKVVLQPVTGVTLNNPEILLAKKLRGRPVLEGQTVRIDLIGNTVNFIVSRIEPKGIGVVTFSTEVILHDVPYQTEEVRHDESVIHYEDIGGLSREISLIREMIEIPLRYPKVFERLGIDPPKGVLLFGPPGTGKTLLAKAVASEVDAHFVPLSGPEVMSKYYGDSEKKIREIFDSARDKAPSIIFIDEIDSIAPKRQETAGEVERRVTAQLLTMMDGLASRGQVVVIAATNIPDAIDPALRRGGRFDREIEIGIPDRAGRLEIYHVHSRTMPLAPDVDLESYAELSYGFVGADIALHCKEAAMHALRGIMVQMKEGQEVPTDVIDNLVISDRDFIEARKSVEPSAMRELYVEVPEVPWDMVAGLDRVKYEIEKVIEWPVKRREAFEKLKIRPPKGILLFGPPGTGKTLLAKAIAAKSRMNFISIKGPELLSKWVGDSEKQVREAFRKARQSAPAIIFFDEIDALVQKRGQQSGTSRVGESVLSQILTEMDGIEELKDVIVVAATNRPDMLDPAILRPGRIEKHIYVPAPDVVAREAILSLYLGDIRELLDPSINLHSLAGQMQYFVGADIQAFVRELKLIVLEEIFSLDAESAEQYRIRILDDHISRALDAVKGTLGSKTLEGFEIGAWEILYPSSQRNILMRAAIAVNQADKLNLVSPLPDGVNSMVDELRDLTFWQEKDYSKISDLTRDLDLYLKQIREG; this is encoded by the coding sequence ATGAATCAGCCTGGTGGTATCAGGCTCGAAGTGAAGCGTGCAGCTGAAGAGGATGCAGGAAAAGGAATTGCCCGCCTCCATCAGGCAGTCATGCGAGCACTTGGGATTGTGAACGGAGAGTTCATCGAGCTCCTGGGCGCTAAGCGGGCTGTGGCTGCTGCTTGGTGTACTCAGAATGCCGGTCATGGCAGAAATGAGATAGCAATAGATGGTGAGATACGGAGTAATGCTGGGTGCGGGATTGATGACAAGGTCCTGGTAAAACGAATTCTGGCCCATGATCTTCACAAAGTAGTTCTTCAGCCAGTAACCGGAGTCACTCTGAATAACCCTGAAATTCTGCTGGCAAAAAAACTGCGGGGCCGCCCTGTACTTGAAGGACAGACTGTCAGAATCGATCTGATTGGAAACACGGTCAACTTCATCGTATCCAGAATTGAACCAAAAGGTATCGGGGTTGTCACCTTCTCAACCGAGGTTATTCTACACGATGTCCCGTATCAGACCGAGGAGGTACGGCATGACGAGTCGGTCATTCACTACGAAGACATTGGTGGTCTTTCCCGGGAGATCAGTCTGATTCGGGAGATGATCGAGATTCCTCTCCGGTACCCGAAGGTCTTTGAACGTCTTGGGATTGATCCACCAAAGGGTGTTCTCCTCTTCGGTCCACCGGGAACAGGTAAAACTCTTCTTGCAAAAGCTGTGGCAAGTGAAGTGGATGCTCATTTTGTCCCTCTCTCCGGCCCTGAAGTTATGAGCAAGTACTATGGTGATTCTGAAAAGAAGATCCGCGAAATTTTTGATTCAGCCAGGGATAAGGCTCCATCAATTATCTTCATTGATGAGATTGACTCCATTGCACCCAAACGACAGGAGACAGCCGGTGAAGTTGAACGACGGGTAACAGCCCAACTCCTCACTATGATGGATGGGCTCGCATCCCGTGGTCAGGTGGTAGTTATTGCTGCCACAAATATTCCTGACGCCATTGACCCTGCTCTCAGACGGGGAGGGAGATTTGACCGTGAGATTGAGATCGGGATACCTGACCGGGCAGGACGGCTTGAGATTTACCATGTCCATTCCAGAACTATGCCACTTGCTCCGGACGTGGATCTCGAGTCATATGCCGAGCTCAGCTATGGTTTTGTTGGAGCAGATATAGCCCTTCACTGCAAGGAAGCGGCGATGCATGCCCTCCGTGGGATCATGGTGCAGATGAAGGAAGGTCAGGAGGTTCCAACCGATGTGATTGATAACCTCGTTATTTCTGACCGGGATTTCATTGAGGCACGAAAGTCTGTCGAACCTTCTGCGATGCGTGAACTCTATGTCGAAGTTCCGGAAGTTCCATGGGATATGGTAGCAGGCCTTGACCGGGTAAAATACGAGATCGAGAAGGTTATCGAGTGGCCGGTAAAACGCAGGGAGGCATTTGAGAAACTAAAGATTCGGCCTCCGAAAGGGATCCTGCTCTTTGGACCGCCTGGAACTGGAAAAACCCTGCTTGCAAAGGCAATAGCAGCTAAGTCCAGAATGAACTTCATATCCATCAAGGGCCCGGAGCTCCTCTCAAAATGGGTTGGAGATTCTGAAAAGCAGGTCAGGGAAGCATTCAGAAAAGCCCGACAATCTGCACCTGCCATTATCTTTTTTGATGAGATTGATGCCCTTGTTCAGAAGCGTGGTCAGCAATCAGGTACCTCACGGGTGGGAGAAAGTGTGCTTTCGCAGATCCTGACTGAAATGGATGGTATCGAGGAACTAAAGGATGTTATTGTGGTTGCAGCAACGAACCGTCCTGATATGCTTGACCCGGCGATACTGAGACCTGGAAGAATTGAAAAGCACATCTATGTTCCCGCTCCTGATGTTGTGGCAAGGGAGGCAATTCTCTCGCTTTATCTTGGGGATATCAGGGAACTTCTTGATCCCTCTATCAATCTCCACAGTCTTGCAGGGCAGATGCAGTATTTTGTGGGTGCTGATATCCAGGCATTTGTCAGGGAACTCAAACTTATTGTTCTGGAAGAGATCTTCTCGCTTGATGCAGAATCAGCTGAACAATATAGGATCAGGATTCTGGATGATCATATAAGCCGTGCTCTTGATGCAGTAAAAGGAACGCTTGGAAGTAAAACACTTGAAGGATTTGAGATCGGAGCCTGGGAGATCCTGTATCCAAGTTCACAGCGCAATATTCTCATGAGAGCAGCGATTGCTGTCAACCAGGCTGACAAGTTAAATCTTGTTTCACCATTGCCCGATGGTGTCAATTCGATGGTGGATGAACTCCGTGATCTTACCTTCTGGCAGGAGAAAGATTATTCAAAAATATCTGACCTGACCCGTGATCTTGATCTTTATCTCAAACAGATTCGTGAAGGGTAA
- a CDS encoding 5-formyltetrahydrofolate cyclo-ligase gives MNTSAPAGGVNNIPIGKEVLRNILRERRWALSEQERQEKSLKICELLRDVVTPGEEILVYCAKDPEVETSSFISYLLEHEIPVIVPIIQKEDVSLRLSYLQDPSCLVSSTFHVPEPIGSEIPADPAVVTTAIIPMLGFDRSGARLGYGAGYYDRFLSTNRHIRTVGLAYSCQEEAGLPTNANDISMTIVVTEDEIINMGGGS, from the coding sequence ATGAATACTTCAGCACCGGCTGGAGGGGTGAATAACATACCAATCGGCAAGGAAGTTTTGCGAAATATTCTCAGGGAACGCAGATGGGCATTATCAGAGCAGGAGAGGCAGGAGAAGAGCCTGAAGATCTGTGAACTTCTCAGGGATGTTGTCACTCCCGGTGAAGAGATACTAGTCTACTGCGCCAAAGATCCAGAGGTTGAGACCTCCTCTTTCATCTCATATCTTCTTGAACATGAAATTCCGGTCATAGTGCCAATCATTCAGAAAGAGGATGTGAGCCTTCGTCTCTCATATCTCCAGGATCCCTCATGCCTGGTTTCAAGTACATTTCATGTGCCTGAACCGATAGGATCTGAGATTCCGGCTGATCCTGCTGTTGTCACAACTGCTATCATTCCAATGCTCGGGTTTGATCGATCAGGGGCCCGCCTTGGATACGGTGCAGGGTATTATGACCGTTTTCTCTCTACAAACAGACATATCAGAACCGTCGGGCTGGCTTACTCATGCCAGGAAGAGGCCGGACTCCCGACTAATGCAAATGACATCAGTATGACAATCGTTGTGACAGAGGATGAAATAATTAACATGGGTGGCGGGTCATGA
- a CDS encoding inorganic phosphate transporter translates to MDPILIIGIAVALLFNFLNGLHDAANSISTIVATRVLTPIQAVTLAAFFNLVGPLFFTTAIAKTIGKGIIVPGWLTLDVIIIGILVASFWIYFTAYIGIPISSTHAMIGGLIGAAVAYGGHTVVILPTLKLLEGLVGFGLFGIIAGAVILTLLARWYHEENLKQYAGLGAYFGFIFTIPLCIALHLLPISGIVSIILFIVISPSLGFALAFLLGCIVIRICRNKDQKKMNHVFNKLQIVSSAFYSIGHGSNDAQHAMGIITAMLVTAGVLTDFSVPLWVILLSSAAISLGTLTGGWRIVQTMAKRITHLRPYQGFCAETGGGIVLLLVTLFGIPVSSTHAISGCIMGVGATQGSSSVNWGVVRRIVTAWVITIPLTAAFSWIVYAGYLSIWG, encoded by the coding sequence ATGGATCCAATCCTCATTATCGGCATCGCAGTGGCACTCCTTTTTAATTTTTTAAATGGGCTTCACGATGCTGCAAATTCTATATCAACGATAGTTGCAACCCGGGTTCTGACGCCGATTCAGGCAGTAACCCTTGCAGCCTTTTTTAACCTGGTAGGCCCTCTCTTTTTCACAACTGCAATCGCCAAAACAATCGGTAAAGGAATTATTGTTCCTGGGTGGCTGACTCTTGATGTTATCATCATCGGCATTCTGGTAGCTTCATTCTGGATTTACTTCACAGCATATATCGGGATACCCATATCATCCACGCATGCAATGATTGGTGGGCTCATAGGTGCTGCCGTTGCATATGGTGGACATACGGTTGTGATTCTTCCAACTCTTAAACTGCTGGAAGGGCTTGTTGGCTTCGGTCTTTTTGGTATTATCGCTGGAGCAGTAATCCTGACACTACTTGCACGGTGGTATCATGAAGAGAATCTGAAGCAGTACGCAGGCCTTGGTGCATATTTTGGTTTTATATTCACTATTCCGCTCTGTATCGCTTTGCACCTTCTCCCAATTTCTGGTATTGTCAGTATCATTCTTTTTATTGTGATCTCTCCTTCTCTTGGTTTTGCTCTTGCATTTTTGCTTGGCTGTATTGTGATTAGGATCTGCAGAAATAAAGATCAGAAGAAGATGAACCATGTCTTTAACAAGTTGCAGATCGTTTCATCTGCATTCTATAGTATTGGTCATGGCAGCAATGATGCACAACACGCGATGGGTATTATCACTGCCATGTTAGTAACCGCAGGAGTACTGACTGATTTTAGTGTTCCTCTCTGGGTTATTCTTCTTTCAAGTGCAGCTATTTCTCTCGGAACGCTAACCGGAGGGTGGAGAATTGTTCAGACAATGGCTAAACGTATCACCCATCTCCGTCCATATCAGGGTTTCTGTGCAGAGACTGGTGGAGGAATTGTCCTTCTCCTCGTGACTCTCTTTGGAATTCCTGTATCAAGTACTCATGCAATCAGTGGGTGTATTATGGGAGTCGGTGCAACTCAGGGAAGTTCGTCTGTCAACTGGGGTGTTGTCAGACGAATTGTGACTGCATGGGTTATTACAATCCCCCTGACTGCTGCATTCTCATGGATTGTATATGCCGGATATCTCTCAATTTGGGGTTGA
- a CDS encoding MIP/aquaporin family protein produces the protein MVSLFKRSVTEGIGTALLVYFGAGSAVITLMISQGTKPASSFNIGIGALGGMGDWLAIGLAFAFIIAAVIYATGRISGAHINPAVTIALWATKRFPSVDCGAYVIAQLIGAAIGSFLFAASVGMEAVTVGGLGATGPFPGISMGQAVLAEFIGTFILMLVIMGVAVDRQATPGFAGLAIGLTAGGVITTTGNIAGASLNPARTFGPYLGDLVLGGTNHFGNFPIYIIGPILGAVAAAFLYDWLQKE, from the coding sequence ATGGTCTCACTCTTTAAACGATCGGTTACAGAAGGAATTGGAACAGCCCTGCTGGTTTATTTTGGTGCTGGATCAGCTGTGATCACACTGATGATCAGTCAGGGAACAAAACCCGCCTCATCATTTAACATTGGGATTGGAGCTCTTGGCGGGATGGGTGACTGGCTGGCCATCGGTCTTGCCTTTGCCTTTATAATTGCTGCTGTGATCTATGCAACCGGACGTATCTCTGGAGCTCATATCAACCCGGCAGTGACCATCGCCCTCTGGGCGACCAAACGGTTTCCGTCTGTTGATTGTGGTGCATACGTTATTGCCCAGTTGATAGGAGCAGCAATTGGAAGTTTTCTCTTTGCTGCTTCAGTTGGAATGGAGGCTGTAACGGTAGGCGGACTTGGGGCAACCGGACCGTTTCCTGGTATCAGTATGGGTCAGGCAGTCCTCGCCGAGTTTATCGGAACCTTCATCCTTATGCTTGTCATCATGGGTGTGGCGGTAGACAGGCAGGCAACACCTGGGTTTGCAGGTCTTGCTATTGGACTGACTGCTGGTGGAGTCATCACAACCACAGGTAACATTGCCGGAGCCTCGCTCAATCCTGCACGAACATTTGGGCCATATCTGGGAGATCTTGTTCTCGGGGGAACCAACCATTTCGGCAACTTCCCGATCTATATTATCGGCCCGATTCTCGGTGCTGTGGCAGCAGCGTTTCTGTATGACTGGTTACAGAAAGAATAA
- a CDS encoding DUF47 domain-containing protein yields MGIKEWLIPQDKVFFDLFERLARIVVISAEELESMVNNQQDRDIAFKKIKDLEHQGDQITHEIYENLNRTFITPLDPLEISRLASALDDILDYIDDSAEKMINYGVLEFDNYMQDFAQLIRLSVIQLENGVKLIRSTKDLVRLDSCGIEVNRLENLADDLLSKSIKHLFMGNDPVTIIKLKDIYECLETATDKCEDVTNVLSDISIRHS; encoded by the coding sequence GTGGGGATCAAAGAGTGGCTCATACCGCAGGATAAGGTGTTTTTTGACCTCTTCGAGCGTTTAGCCCGCATTGTTGTCATATCCGCCGAAGAACTCGAGTCGATGGTGAACAACCAGCAGGATCGGGATATTGCCTTTAAGAAGATCAAAGACCTTGAGCATCAGGGTGACCAGATCACGCACGAGATATATGAGAACCTGAACCGGACATTTATCACTCCGCTCGATCCTCTTGAGATCTCGCGTCTTGCATCAGCATTAGATGATATTCTGGACTACATAGATGATTCAGCAGAGAAGATGATCAATTATGGAGTCCTTGAATTTGACAATTACATGCAGGACTTTGCACAGCTTATTCGGCTCTCGGTTATTCAACTTGAAAACGGAGTCAAATTAATCCGGTCGACCAAGGATCTGGTAAGACTGGATTCATGTGGGATAGAAGTTAACCGGCTTGAAAACCTCGCCGATGATCTACTCTCAAAATCAATCAAACATTTGTTCATGGGTAATGACCCGGTGACGATAATTAAACTCAAAGATATCTACGAATGCCTCGAAACAGCAACGGATAAATGTGAGGATGTCACCAATGTCCTCTCTGATATCAGCATCCGTCATTCGTGA